The Cloeon dipterum chromosome 3, ieCloDipt1.1, whole genome shotgun sequence genome includes a region encoding these proteins:
- the LOC135939398 gene encoding brachyurin-like, with product MKVLATCLLLVAAAQATEWAKVRPVFKTRPGLHTVMPSKIIGGAEATPGQFPFQAGVTIDFGGFCGGSLISETVALTAAHCVDGSSIWEVVLGAHLINDNNEPNRQTFLTTDAVAHENYNAFNINNDIAIINLGGSAGSASISPVRLPSRSQVGQTFENTVARVSGWGRTSDSNPSISPVLKYVDVTVISNAACADYYGNVINDSKICVDTNNGAEGTCNGDSGGPLTITEDDGQVTEVGIVSFGSSAGCESGAPAAFTRITEFLDWLEANAAGVTIRP from the exons ATGAAGGTTCTCGCTACTTGTCTGTTGCTGGTTGCCGCCGCCCAG GCCACCGAGTGGGCCAAGGTTCGTCCTGTCTTCAAGACGCGCCCTGGTCTTCACA CTGTGATGCCGAGCAAGATCATCGGCGGTGCCGAGGCCACCCCAGGGCAGTTCCCCTTCCAGGCCGGAGTCACCATCGACTTCGGAGGCTTCTGCGGAGGCTCGCTGATTTCAGAAACCGTCGCCCTGACCGCTGCCCACTGCGTTGACGG ATCGTCCATCTGGGAGGTGGTGCTCGGCGCTCACCTGATCAACGACAACAACGAGCCCAACAGGCAGACCTTCCTCACCACTGACGCCGTCGCGCACGAGAACTACAACGCGTTCAACATCAACAACGACATCGCCATCATCAACCTGGGCGGCAGCGCTGGTTCGGCCAGCATCAGCCCCGTCAGGCTGCCCTCCCGCTCTCAGGTCGGCCAAACCTTCGAGAACACCGTGGCCCGCGTTTCTGGCTGGGGCAGGACCTCCGACT CCAACCCGTCGATCAGCCCCGTGCTCAAGTACGTCGACGTCACCGTGATCAGCAACGCCGCCTGCGCTGACTACTACGGCAACGTCATCAACGACTCCAAGATCTGCGTCGACACCAACAACGGCGCTGAGGGAACCTGCAACGGAGACTCCGGCGGCCCATTAACCATCACCGAGGACGACGGCCAGGTCACCGAGGTCGGCATCGTCTCGTTTGGCTCGTCGGCCGGCTGCGAGTCTGGCGCTCCTGCCGCCTTCACCAGGATCACCGAGTTCCTCGACTGGCTCGAAGCCAACGCCGCCGGCGTCACCATTAGGCCTTGA